TCCTGCTATGAGAATGATATCCTTAGTACTTAGTTTACGACCTCGTTTTCTTAGTGTTTCGGGGGCTGGAGCTGCTGGGGTAATTAGACATGGGATTGAAGAACTGTACCCACATAACTGAAGATTACCCACAAAGGCACTTGAGTTGAATTTCTGAGCAAGATGAGTTGGAACAGGACCAGACAGATTGTTATATGAAACATTGAAGGAACTAAGATTTGGTAAATTACCTAGAGAAGCTGGAATTTCTGCACTTAGATTGTTATGAGCTAAATCTAGTTGTCTAAGAGCAGTAATGTTCCCAATAGTGACTGGAATATCACCAACCAAATGGTTATTCCTCAAGTTAAGAATTGACAGTTTTTGCAAATTTTTTAGGGCTGTTGGGATTTGGTTATCAAGTTGGTTACTTTCCAAGTTCAAGACCACAAGTGAGGATAGATTAGAGAAGCTTTCGGGCAAGCTTCCATTAACGGCATTGTAAGACAAATCAAGTGTTGTAAGCCTAGAGAGCCTCCCAATATCACTTGGAATAGAGCCTGAAAGATTGTTATGTTTGAGGTCAAGGAAAATGAGGGAAGGAGATTGTGTGATACTTGTGGGGATTGAGCCAGACAAAGAATTATAGCTAACATTAAGCCTATAAAGCTTAGTAGAATTAAAAAGACTAGCAAGAATTGTACCAGACAATGAATTATTGCTCAAATCAAGTGTTTGAAGAAGAGGGCAAAAACCTAGAGAAGCAGGAATAGAACCAGAGAACTTATTGTTGAAGAGTTGAAGTCCTCTAAGATTAGGTAAGAGTCCCAAAGTAGAAGGAATTGAACCAGCAATGAAATTATCATGTAAACTGAGCTTTCTAAGAGCTTGAAATTGACCAATTTTTTCAGTAATTCTACCACCTAAACCTCTCCAAGGAAGCTGGATTACAATGACTTGTCCTTGAGCACATTTAATACCAAGCCAACCACCAGAACAAGCTCCTAATCCACTGTCATTCCAGCTCCTCAAAAACCCTCTTGGATCAACTAACTCTTGCTTAAATGCTTGAAGTGCTTGAAAATCTGCTTGAGTAATAATTATACCATCCCAATCCTGGCCTAAAGCTGGCTGAATTCCAGAAATTAGTAGCGGAAATAACAAGAAAATTGGGGCAAATAGAAAGAACCTTTTTGAACACCAAGAAAAACCAGCTtcaatcttccatttttccttgTTTTTATCAGAAATAATGCATCTCCCAGCTCCTTCTTGAGTTAAAGACTTGTTAACTCGAAATGGGTATGGTTCAAAACTACTAAAGATTTGATCTTTAGTTCCCATTACCACTAACCTAACTTCTCAATTCTACAAGCTGAGAGACTAAGGGTTCAAGAATTGAACAAGATAATGTAAAGATGAaacttttctattttcttttttctttccctCACTCTTAGCTACCTCTAGTATCTTCCTATTTTGAAACTAAACAGTAGAGTTCACACTACAAGAAGATTTTGTAGTTAGAGGAGGTGGGGGGAAGCACGTGAAGTGGAGCATATAGAGCTAATAAATATGAAGG
This sequence is a window from Nicotiana sylvestris chromosome 3, ASM39365v2, whole genome shotgun sequence. Protein-coding genes within it:
- the LOC104237050 gene encoding probable leucine-rich repeat receptor-like protein kinase IMK3, which gives rise to MGTKDQIFSSFEPYPFRVNKSLTQEGAGRCIISDKNKEKWKIEAGFSWCSKRFFLFAPIFLLFPLLISGIQPALGQDWDGIIITQADFQALQAFKQELVDPRGFLRSWNDSGLGACSGGWLGIKCAQGQVIVIQLPWRGLGGRITEKIGQFQALRKLSLHDNFIAGSIPSTLGLLPNLRGLQLFNNKFSGSIPASLGFCPLLQTLDLSNNSLSGTILASLFNSTKLYRLNVSYNSLSGSIPTSITQSPSLIFLDLKHNNLSGSIPSDIGRLSRLTTLDLSYNAVNGSLPESFSNLSSLVVLNLESNQLDNQIPTALKNLQKLSILNLRNNHLVGDIPVTIGNITALRQLDLAHNNLSAEIPASLGNLPNLSSFNVSYNNLSGPVPTHLAQKFNSSAFVGNLQLCGYSSSIPCLITPAAPAPETLRKRGRKLSTKDIILIAGGALLIILVLLCCILLCCLIRKRAAAKAAKDGEATGRAAGAAARGEKGIPPTAGEVEAAGDTGGKLVHFDGPIVFTADDLLCATAEIMGKSTYGTVYKATLEDGSQVAVKRLREKITRSQREFETEVNILGKIRHPNLLALRAYYMGPKGEKLLVFDYMPKGSLATFLHARGPDSPIDWATRMGIAKGTARGLLFLHTNANIIHGNLTSSNVLLDENTNAKIADYGLSRLMTAAANANVIATAGALGYRAPELSKLKKANTKTDVYSLGVIILELLTGKTPGEAMNGVDLPQWVASIVKEEWTNEVFDLELMRDASVIGDELLNTLKLALHCVDPSPSARPEVQQVLQQLEEIRPETATSSGDDGAAAPSASDD